In Arachis stenosperma cultivar V10309 chromosome 1, arast.V10309.gnm1.PFL2, whole genome shotgun sequence, one DNA window encodes the following:
- the LOC130969393 gene encoding protein tesmin/TSO1-like CXC 2 isoform X2 has product MSRLHQFNQDSPVFSFINSLSPIKPVKSAQIGQTFSSLSFPSPPRAFTSSNLTCFKESKVLRRHNPFGASRPGLSSEDGNKFQTSEEAIADSFHPYNNSRESQGNFHDGISVVDDSIALPGEHTDFSAEILQALNYNNCGNPGSDPGHEANSLEVFNQGLCQFDPKGQESECNWDNLISGDTDFFVFNSPNDAAFKGIMQKPDSHFMSLVPESSIYNGLRDSKLKIEDYRLEPLAITGQMQDKHCVAMTSKIKEKPDVELVSVMNRGTRRRCLNFETDSVQRKNSDDNLKSGSLGYEKQLVSAKRKSSSQQCTMPAVGLHLNAPDKEVISNDESSCGIHLNVPSCTSVQIYTSYEHQEPLAIGVDSSNIGPEPAKDNSHALYSTVNDVSQNSPKKKRHGDCKRCKCKKSKCLKLYCECFAARAYCTGNCSCKDCYNKLVHKDKVIQARKQIESRNPLAFAPKVIAEPEIVNYPNKTPAPARHKRGCNCKQSVCLKKYCECFQAGVGCSLSCRCEGCKNTFGRKDGANSTGVEAQLEVETEAYGKVVEKVSQRIEVQNSDNHPDFVPISTPFPLFSSLSEGKPNTRWSQPPKHSQAVSDQEMTDVLGGRGRSDRSPMTIKTSSPSGKRISTSKGDLTLSFPSPNHHQ; this is encoded by the exons ATGTCCCGTTTGCACCAATTCAATCAG GATTCCCCTGTATTCAGTTTTATCAACAGTTTGTCGCCTATAAAGCCCGTGAAGTCTGCCCAGATTGGTCAAACATTCAGCTCGCTTAGCTTTCCTTCCCCTCCGCGTGCTTTTACTTCATCCAATCTCACCTGTTTCAAGGAATCAAAAGTTCTCAGGAG GCATAACCCTTTTGGGGCATCAAGGCCTGGGTTGTCATCTGAAGATGGTAATAAATTTCAGACAAGTGAAGAGGCTATTGCAGATTCATTTCATCCATATAATAACTCGAGGGAATCTCAGGGAAATTTTCATGATGGAATATCTGTAGTTGATGATTCGATTGCTCTACCTGGTGAGCACACAGACTTCTCAGCTGAGATACTACAGGccttaaattataataattgtGGTAACCCTGGCTCTGATCCTGGTCATGAGGCTAACTCTCTTGAAGTCTTTAATCAGGGGTTGTGTCAATTTGATCCGAAGGGCCAAGAATCAGAGTGTAATTGGGATAATTTAATCTCTGGAGATACTGATTTCTTCGTTTTCAATTCCCCAAATGACGCAGCTTTTAAGGGTATAATGCAGAAACCAGATTCTCATTTTATGTCTCTGGTACCGGAATCTTCCATATATAATGGTCTGAGAGATAGCAAACTTAAAATAGAAGATTATCGTCTTGAGCCTTTAGCAATCACAGGCCAAATGCAGGACAAACACTGCGTTGCCATGACtagcaaaataaaggaaaaaccaGATGTTGAG CTTGTTTCTGTGATGAACCGTGGTACACGGAGGCGATGTCTAAACTTTGAGACTGACAGTGTGCAAAGGAAGAACTcagatgataatttaaaatccGGTTCTCTTGGATATGAAAAACAATTGGTTTCTGCAAAACGCAAAAGCAGTTCACAGCAATGCACTATGCCTGCAGTTGGCTTACATTTGAATGCACCCGACAAAGAAGTCATAAGTAATGACGAGTCCTCTTGTGGAATTCATCTTAATGTTCCCAGTTGCACTTCCGTGCAAATCTATACCAGCTATGAACATCAGGAACCACTGGCAATAGGAGTGGATTCATCAAACATTGGGCCTGAGCCAGCTAAGGATAATTCTCATGCATTATATTCCACTGTTAATGATGTCAGTCAGAATAGTCCCAAAAAGAAAAGACATGGAGACTGCAAGCGTTGCAAGTGCAAGAAATCAAAGTGTTTGAAGTT ATATTGTGAGTGCTTTGCTGCTCGGGCCTACTGCACAGGCAACTGCTCATGTAAGGATTGCTACAACAAACTTGTTCATAAAGACAAAGTCATTCAAGCTCGCAAGCAGATCGAGTCTCGCAATCCTCTGGCTTTTGCTCCTAAAGTCATCGCTGAACCTGAAATTGTG AATTATCCAAATAAAACTCCAGCACCAGCACGACACAAGAGAGGATGCAACTGTAAGCAATCAGTCTGCCTAAAGAAATACTGTGAATGCTTTCAG GCTGGTGTTGGATGCTCCTTAAGCTGTAGATGTGAAGGGTGTAAGAACACATTTGGTAGAAAGGACG GCGCTAATTCTACAGGAGTAGAAGCCCAGCTAGAAGTAGAAACAGAGGCCTATGGAAAAGTTGTTGAAAAAGTATCACAGAGAATTGAAGTTCAGAACTCCGATAATCATCCAGATTTTGTTCCAATCTCTACGCCATTCCCGCTGTTTAG TTCATTGTCAGAGGGGAAACCAAACACTCGTTGGTCTCAACCACCTAAGCATTCTCAAGCTGTTTCGGACCAGGAAATGACAGATGTTCTTGGAGGCCGAGGCAGAAGTGATAGGTCTCCCATGACCATCAAAACTTCTTCTCCaagtgggaagaggatttcCACTTCTAAGGGTGACTTGAcactttcttttccttctcctAATCATCATCAATAG
- the LOC130969393 gene encoding protein tesmin/TSO1-like CXC 2 isoform X3 — translation MLMDSPVFSFINSLSPIKPVKSAQIGQTFSSLSFPSPPRAFTSSNLTCFKESKVLRRHNPFGASRPGLSSEDGNKFQTSEEAIADSFHPYNNSRESQGNFHDGISVVDDSIALPGEHTDFSAEILQALNYNNCGNPGSDPGHEANSLEVFNQGLCQFDPKGQESECNWDNLISGDTDFFVFNSPNDAAFKGIMQKPDSHFMSLVPESSIYNGLRDSKLKIEDYRLEPLAITGQMQDKHCVAMTSKIKEKPDVELVSVMNRGTRRRCLNFETDSVQRKNSDDNLKSGSLGYEKQLVSAKRKSSSQQCTMPAVGLHLNAPDKEVISNDESSCGIHLNVPSCTSVQIYTSYEHQEPLAIGVDSSNIGPEPAKDNSHALYSTVNDVSQNSPKKKRHGDCKRCKCKKSKCLKLYCECFAARAYCTGNCSCKDCYNKLVHKDKVIQARKQIESRNPLAFAPKVIAEPEIVNYPNKTPAPARHKRGCNCKQSVCLKKYCECFQAGVGCSLSCRCEGCKNTFGRKDGANSTGVEAQLEVETEAYGKVVEKVSQRIEVQNSDNHPDFVPISTPFPLFSSLSEGKPNTRWSQPPKHSQAVSDQEMTDVLGGRGRSDRSPMTIKTSSPSGKRISTSKGDLTLSFPSPNHHQ, via the exons ATGCTCATG GATTCCCCTGTATTCAGTTTTATCAACAGTTTGTCGCCTATAAAGCCCGTGAAGTCTGCCCAGATTGGTCAAACATTCAGCTCGCTTAGCTTTCCTTCCCCTCCGCGTGCTTTTACTTCATCCAATCTCACCTGTTTCAAGGAATCAAAAGTTCTCAGGAG GCATAACCCTTTTGGGGCATCAAGGCCTGGGTTGTCATCTGAAGATGGTAATAAATTTCAGACAAGTGAAGAGGCTATTGCAGATTCATTTCATCCATATAATAACTCGAGGGAATCTCAGGGAAATTTTCATGATGGAATATCTGTAGTTGATGATTCGATTGCTCTACCTGGTGAGCACACAGACTTCTCAGCTGAGATACTACAGGccttaaattataataattgtGGTAACCCTGGCTCTGATCCTGGTCATGAGGCTAACTCTCTTGAAGTCTTTAATCAGGGGTTGTGTCAATTTGATCCGAAGGGCCAAGAATCAGAGTGTAATTGGGATAATTTAATCTCTGGAGATACTGATTTCTTCGTTTTCAATTCCCCAAATGACGCAGCTTTTAAGGGTATAATGCAGAAACCAGATTCTCATTTTATGTCTCTGGTACCGGAATCTTCCATATATAATGGTCTGAGAGATAGCAAACTTAAAATAGAAGATTATCGTCTTGAGCCTTTAGCAATCACAGGCCAAATGCAGGACAAACACTGCGTTGCCATGACtagcaaaataaaggaaaaaccaGATGTTGAG CTTGTTTCTGTGATGAACCGTGGTACACGGAGGCGATGTCTAAACTTTGAGACTGACAGTGTGCAAAGGAAGAACTcagatgataatttaaaatccGGTTCTCTTGGATATGAAAAACAATTGGTTTCTGCAAAACGCAAAAGCAGTTCACAGCAATGCACTATGCCTGCAGTTGGCTTACATTTGAATGCACCCGACAAAGAAGTCATAAGTAATGACGAGTCCTCTTGTGGAATTCATCTTAATGTTCCCAGTTGCACTTCCGTGCAAATCTATACCAGCTATGAACATCAGGAACCACTGGCAATAGGAGTGGATTCATCAAACATTGGGCCTGAGCCAGCTAAGGATAATTCTCATGCATTATATTCCACTGTTAATGATGTCAGTCAGAATAGTCCCAAAAAGAAAAGACATGGAGACTGCAAGCGTTGCAAGTGCAAGAAATCAAAGTGTTTGAAGTT ATATTGTGAGTGCTTTGCTGCTCGGGCCTACTGCACAGGCAACTGCTCATGTAAGGATTGCTACAACAAACTTGTTCATAAAGACAAAGTCATTCAAGCTCGCAAGCAGATCGAGTCTCGCAATCCTCTGGCTTTTGCTCCTAAAGTCATCGCTGAACCTGAAATTGTG AATTATCCAAATAAAACTCCAGCACCAGCACGACACAAGAGAGGATGCAACTGTAAGCAATCAGTCTGCCTAAAGAAATACTGTGAATGCTTTCAG GCTGGTGTTGGATGCTCCTTAAGCTGTAGATGTGAAGGGTGTAAGAACACATTTGGTAGAAAGGACG GCGCTAATTCTACAGGAGTAGAAGCCCAGCTAGAAGTAGAAACAGAGGCCTATGGAAAAGTTGTTGAAAAAGTATCACAGAGAATTGAAGTTCAGAACTCCGATAATCATCCAGATTTTGTTCCAATCTCTACGCCATTCCCGCTGTTTAG TTCATTGTCAGAGGGGAAACCAAACACTCGTTGGTCTCAACCACCTAAGCATTCTCAAGCTGTTTCGGACCAGGAAATGACAGATGTTCTTGGAGGCCGAGGCAGAAGTGATAGGTCTCCCATGACCATCAAAACTTCTTCTCCaagtgggaagaggatttcCACTTCTAAGGGTGACTTGAcactttcttttccttctcctAATCATCATCAATAG
- the LOC130969393 gene encoding protein tesmin/TSO1-like CXC 2 isoform X4, with protein MDTPERNQINPPFSRVEDSPVFSFINSLSPIKPVKSAQIGQTFSSLSFPSPPRAFTSSNLTCFKESKVLRRHNPFGASRPGLSSEDGNKFQTSEEAIADSFHPYNNSRESQGNFHDGISVVDDSIALPVFNQGLCQFDPKGQESECNWDNLISGDTDFFVFNSPNDAAFKGIMQKPDSHFMSLVPESSIYNGLRDSKLKIEDYRLEPLAITGQMQDKHCVAMTSKIKEKPDVELVSVMNRGTRRRCLNFETDSVQRKNSDDNLKSGSLGYEKQLVSAKRKSSSQQCTMPAVGLHLNAPDKEVISNDESSCGIHLNVPSCTSVQIYTSYEHQEPLAIGVDSSNIGPEPAKDNSHALYSTVNDVSQNSPKKKRHGDCKRCKCKKSKCLKLYCECFAARAYCTGNCSCKDCYNKLVHKDKVIQARKQIESRNPLAFAPKVIAEPEIVNYPNKTPAPARHKRGCNCKQSVCLKKYCECFQAGVGCSLSCRCEGCKNTFGRKDGANSTGVEAQLEVETEAYGKVVEKVSQRIEVQNSDNHPDFVPISTPFPLFSSLSEGKPNTRWSQPPKHSQAVSDQEMTDVLGGRGRSDRSPMTIKTSSPSGKRISTSKGDLTLSFPSPNHHQ; from the exons atggacaCGCCGGAGAGGAACCAGATCAACCCTCCCTTCTCTCGTGTCGAG GATTCCCCTGTATTCAGTTTTATCAACAGTTTGTCGCCTATAAAGCCCGTGAAGTCTGCCCAGATTGGTCAAACATTCAGCTCGCTTAGCTTTCCTTCCCCTCCGCGTGCTTTTACTTCATCCAATCTCACCTGTTTCAAGGAATCAAAAGTTCTCAGGAG GCATAACCCTTTTGGGGCATCAAGGCCTGGGTTGTCATCTGAAGATGGTAATAAATTTCAGACAAGTGAAGAGGCTATTGCAGATTCATTTCATCCATATAATAACTCGAGGGAATCTCAGGGAAATTTTCATGATGGAATATCTGTAGTTGATGATTCGATTGCTCTACCTG TCTTTAATCAGGGGTTGTGTCAATTTGATCCGAAGGGCCAAGAATCAGAGTGTAATTGGGATAATTTAATCTCTGGAGATACTGATTTCTTCGTTTTCAATTCCCCAAATGACGCAGCTTTTAAGGGTATAATGCAGAAACCAGATTCTCATTTTATGTCTCTGGTACCGGAATCTTCCATATATAATGGTCTGAGAGATAGCAAACTTAAAATAGAAGATTATCGTCTTGAGCCTTTAGCAATCACAGGCCAAATGCAGGACAAACACTGCGTTGCCATGACtagcaaaataaaggaaaaaccaGATGTTGAG CTTGTTTCTGTGATGAACCGTGGTACACGGAGGCGATGTCTAAACTTTGAGACTGACAGTGTGCAAAGGAAGAACTcagatgataatttaaaatccGGTTCTCTTGGATATGAAAAACAATTGGTTTCTGCAAAACGCAAAAGCAGTTCACAGCAATGCACTATGCCTGCAGTTGGCTTACATTTGAATGCACCCGACAAAGAAGTCATAAGTAATGACGAGTCCTCTTGTGGAATTCATCTTAATGTTCCCAGTTGCACTTCCGTGCAAATCTATACCAGCTATGAACATCAGGAACCACTGGCAATAGGAGTGGATTCATCAAACATTGGGCCTGAGCCAGCTAAGGATAATTCTCATGCATTATATTCCACTGTTAATGATGTCAGTCAGAATAGTCCCAAAAAGAAAAGACATGGAGACTGCAAGCGTTGCAAGTGCAAGAAATCAAAGTGTTTGAAGTT ATATTGTGAGTGCTTTGCTGCTCGGGCCTACTGCACAGGCAACTGCTCATGTAAGGATTGCTACAACAAACTTGTTCATAAAGACAAAGTCATTCAAGCTCGCAAGCAGATCGAGTCTCGCAATCCTCTGGCTTTTGCTCCTAAAGTCATCGCTGAACCTGAAATTGTG AATTATCCAAATAAAACTCCAGCACCAGCACGACACAAGAGAGGATGCAACTGTAAGCAATCAGTCTGCCTAAAGAAATACTGTGAATGCTTTCAG GCTGGTGTTGGATGCTCCTTAAGCTGTAGATGTGAAGGGTGTAAGAACACATTTGGTAGAAAGGACG GCGCTAATTCTACAGGAGTAGAAGCCCAGCTAGAAGTAGAAACAGAGGCCTATGGAAAAGTTGTTGAAAAAGTATCACAGAGAATTGAAGTTCAGAACTCCGATAATCATCCAGATTTTGTTCCAATCTCTACGCCATTCCCGCTGTTTAG TTCATTGTCAGAGGGGAAACCAAACACTCGTTGGTCTCAACCACCTAAGCATTCTCAAGCTGTTTCGGACCAGGAAATGACAGATGTTCTTGGAGGCCGAGGCAGAAGTGATAGGTCTCCCATGACCATCAAAACTTCTTCTCCaagtgggaagaggatttcCACTTCTAAGGGTGACTTGAcactttcttttccttctcctAATCATCATCAATAG
- the LOC130969393 gene encoding protein tesmin/TSO1-like CXC 2 isoform X5: MDTPERNQINPPFSRVEDSPVFSFINSLSPIKPVKSAQIGQTFSSLSFPSPPRAFTSSNLTCFKESKVLRRHNPFGASRPGLSSEDGNKFQTSEEAIADSFHPYNNSRESQGNFHDGISVVDDSIALPAFKGIMQKPDSHFMSLVPESSIYNGLRDSKLKIEDYRLEPLAITGQMQDKHCVAMTSKIKEKPDVELVSVMNRGTRRRCLNFETDSVQRKNSDDNLKSGSLGYEKQLVSAKRKSSSQQCTMPAVGLHLNAPDKEVISNDESSCGIHLNVPSCTSVQIYTSYEHQEPLAIGVDSSNIGPEPAKDNSHALYSTVNDVSQNSPKKKRHGDCKRCKCKKSKCLKLYCECFAARAYCTGNCSCKDCYNKLVHKDKVIQARKQIESRNPLAFAPKVIAEPEIVNYPNKTPAPARHKRGCNCKQSVCLKKYCECFQAGVGCSLSCRCEGCKNTFGRKDGANSTGVEAQLEVETEAYGKVVEKVSQRIEVQNSDNHPDFVPISTPFPLFSSLSEGKPNTRWSQPPKHSQAVSDQEMTDVLGGRGRSDRSPMTIKTSSPSGKRISTSKGDLTLSFPSPNHHQ, from the exons atggacaCGCCGGAGAGGAACCAGATCAACCCTCCCTTCTCTCGTGTCGAG GATTCCCCTGTATTCAGTTTTATCAACAGTTTGTCGCCTATAAAGCCCGTGAAGTCTGCCCAGATTGGTCAAACATTCAGCTCGCTTAGCTTTCCTTCCCCTCCGCGTGCTTTTACTTCATCCAATCTCACCTGTTTCAAGGAATCAAAAGTTCTCAGGAG GCATAACCCTTTTGGGGCATCAAGGCCTGGGTTGTCATCTGAAGATGGTAATAAATTTCAGACAAGTGAAGAGGCTATTGCAGATTCATTTCATCCATATAATAACTCGAGGGAATCTCAGGGAAATTTTCATGATGGAATATCTGTAGTTGATGATTCGATTGCTCTACCTG CTTTTAAGGGTATAATGCAGAAACCAGATTCTCATTTTATGTCTCTGGTACCGGAATCTTCCATATATAATGGTCTGAGAGATAGCAAACTTAAAATAGAAGATTATCGTCTTGAGCCTTTAGCAATCACAGGCCAAATGCAGGACAAACACTGCGTTGCCATGACtagcaaaataaaggaaaaaccaGATGTTGAG CTTGTTTCTGTGATGAACCGTGGTACACGGAGGCGATGTCTAAACTTTGAGACTGACAGTGTGCAAAGGAAGAACTcagatgataatttaaaatccGGTTCTCTTGGATATGAAAAACAATTGGTTTCTGCAAAACGCAAAAGCAGTTCACAGCAATGCACTATGCCTGCAGTTGGCTTACATTTGAATGCACCCGACAAAGAAGTCATAAGTAATGACGAGTCCTCTTGTGGAATTCATCTTAATGTTCCCAGTTGCACTTCCGTGCAAATCTATACCAGCTATGAACATCAGGAACCACTGGCAATAGGAGTGGATTCATCAAACATTGGGCCTGAGCCAGCTAAGGATAATTCTCATGCATTATATTCCACTGTTAATGATGTCAGTCAGAATAGTCCCAAAAAGAAAAGACATGGAGACTGCAAGCGTTGCAAGTGCAAGAAATCAAAGTGTTTGAAGTT ATATTGTGAGTGCTTTGCTGCTCGGGCCTACTGCACAGGCAACTGCTCATGTAAGGATTGCTACAACAAACTTGTTCATAAAGACAAAGTCATTCAAGCTCGCAAGCAGATCGAGTCTCGCAATCCTCTGGCTTTTGCTCCTAAAGTCATCGCTGAACCTGAAATTGTG AATTATCCAAATAAAACTCCAGCACCAGCACGACACAAGAGAGGATGCAACTGTAAGCAATCAGTCTGCCTAAAGAAATACTGTGAATGCTTTCAG GCTGGTGTTGGATGCTCCTTAAGCTGTAGATGTGAAGGGTGTAAGAACACATTTGGTAGAAAGGACG GCGCTAATTCTACAGGAGTAGAAGCCCAGCTAGAAGTAGAAACAGAGGCCTATGGAAAAGTTGTTGAAAAAGTATCACAGAGAATTGAAGTTCAGAACTCCGATAATCATCCAGATTTTGTTCCAATCTCTACGCCATTCCCGCTGTTTAG TTCATTGTCAGAGGGGAAACCAAACACTCGTTGGTCTCAACCACCTAAGCATTCTCAAGCTGTTTCGGACCAGGAAATGACAGATGTTCTTGGAGGCCGAGGCAGAAGTGATAGGTCTCCCATGACCATCAAAACTTCTTCTCCaagtgggaagaggatttcCACTTCTAAGGGTGACTTGAcactttcttttccttctcctAATCATCATCAATAG
- the LOC130969393 gene encoding protein tesmin/TSO1-like CXC 2 isoform X1, whose protein sequence is MDTPERNQINPPFSRVEDSPVFSFINSLSPIKPVKSAQIGQTFSSLSFPSPPRAFTSSNLTCFKESKVLRRHNPFGASRPGLSSEDGNKFQTSEEAIADSFHPYNNSRESQGNFHDGISVVDDSIALPGEHTDFSAEILQALNYNNCGNPGSDPGHEANSLEVFNQGLCQFDPKGQESECNWDNLISGDTDFFVFNSPNDAAFKGIMQKPDSHFMSLVPESSIYNGLRDSKLKIEDYRLEPLAITGQMQDKHCVAMTSKIKEKPDVELVSVMNRGTRRRCLNFETDSVQRKNSDDNLKSGSLGYEKQLVSAKRKSSSQQCTMPAVGLHLNAPDKEVISNDESSCGIHLNVPSCTSVQIYTSYEHQEPLAIGVDSSNIGPEPAKDNSHALYSTVNDVSQNSPKKKRHGDCKRCKCKKSKCLKLYCECFAARAYCTGNCSCKDCYNKLVHKDKVIQARKQIESRNPLAFAPKVIAEPEIVNYPNKTPAPARHKRGCNCKQSVCLKKYCECFQAGVGCSLSCRCEGCKNTFGRKDGANSTGVEAQLEVETEAYGKVVEKVSQRIEVQNSDNHPDFVPISTPFPLFSSLSEGKPNTRWSQPPKHSQAVSDQEMTDVLGGRGRSDRSPMTIKTSSPSGKRISTSKGDLTLSFPSPNHHQ, encoded by the exons atggacaCGCCGGAGAGGAACCAGATCAACCCTCCCTTCTCTCGTGTCGAG GATTCCCCTGTATTCAGTTTTATCAACAGTTTGTCGCCTATAAAGCCCGTGAAGTCTGCCCAGATTGGTCAAACATTCAGCTCGCTTAGCTTTCCTTCCCCTCCGCGTGCTTTTACTTCATCCAATCTCACCTGTTTCAAGGAATCAAAAGTTCTCAGGAG GCATAACCCTTTTGGGGCATCAAGGCCTGGGTTGTCATCTGAAGATGGTAATAAATTTCAGACAAGTGAAGAGGCTATTGCAGATTCATTTCATCCATATAATAACTCGAGGGAATCTCAGGGAAATTTTCATGATGGAATATCTGTAGTTGATGATTCGATTGCTCTACCTGGTGAGCACACAGACTTCTCAGCTGAGATACTACAGGccttaaattataataattgtGGTAACCCTGGCTCTGATCCTGGTCATGAGGCTAACTCTCTTGAAGTCTTTAATCAGGGGTTGTGTCAATTTGATCCGAAGGGCCAAGAATCAGAGTGTAATTGGGATAATTTAATCTCTGGAGATACTGATTTCTTCGTTTTCAATTCCCCAAATGACGCAGCTTTTAAGGGTATAATGCAGAAACCAGATTCTCATTTTATGTCTCTGGTACCGGAATCTTCCATATATAATGGTCTGAGAGATAGCAAACTTAAAATAGAAGATTATCGTCTTGAGCCTTTAGCAATCACAGGCCAAATGCAGGACAAACACTGCGTTGCCATGACtagcaaaataaaggaaaaaccaGATGTTGAG CTTGTTTCTGTGATGAACCGTGGTACACGGAGGCGATGTCTAAACTTTGAGACTGACAGTGTGCAAAGGAAGAACTcagatgataatttaaaatccGGTTCTCTTGGATATGAAAAACAATTGGTTTCTGCAAAACGCAAAAGCAGTTCACAGCAATGCACTATGCCTGCAGTTGGCTTACATTTGAATGCACCCGACAAAGAAGTCATAAGTAATGACGAGTCCTCTTGTGGAATTCATCTTAATGTTCCCAGTTGCACTTCCGTGCAAATCTATACCAGCTATGAACATCAGGAACCACTGGCAATAGGAGTGGATTCATCAAACATTGGGCCTGAGCCAGCTAAGGATAATTCTCATGCATTATATTCCACTGTTAATGATGTCAGTCAGAATAGTCCCAAAAAGAAAAGACATGGAGACTGCAAGCGTTGCAAGTGCAAGAAATCAAAGTGTTTGAAGTT ATATTGTGAGTGCTTTGCTGCTCGGGCCTACTGCACAGGCAACTGCTCATGTAAGGATTGCTACAACAAACTTGTTCATAAAGACAAAGTCATTCAAGCTCGCAAGCAGATCGAGTCTCGCAATCCTCTGGCTTTTGCTCCTAAAGTCATCGCTGAACCTGAAATTGTG AATTATCCAAATAAAACTCCAGCACCAGCACGACACAAGAGAGGATGCAACTGTAAGCAATCAGTCTGCCTAAAGAAATACTGTGAATGCTTTCAG GCTGGTGTTGGATGCTCCTTAAGCTGTAGATGTGAAGGGTGTAAGAACACATTTGGTAGAAAGGACG GCGCTAATTCTACAGGAGTAGAAGCCCAGCTAGAAGTAGAAACAGAGGCCTATGGAAAAGTTGTTGAAAAAGTATCACAGAGAATTGAAGTTCAGAACTCCGATAATCATCCAGATTTTGTTCCAATCTCTACGCCATTCCCGCTGTTTAG TTCATTGTCAGAGGGGAAACCAAACACTCGTTGGTCTCAACCACCTAAGCATTCTCAAGCTGTTTCGGACCAGGAAATGACAGATGTTCTTGGAGGCCGAGGCAGAAGTGATAGGTCTCCCATGACCATCAAAACTTCTTCTCCaagtgggaagaggatttcCACTTCTAAGGGTGACTTGAcactttcttttccttctcctAATCATCATCAATAG